In a genomic window of Alcanivorax sp.:
- a CDS encoding TetR/AcrR family transcriptional regulator, protein MSRPARYHHGDLHSTLLREANRLLDEEGIDGLSLRKLAERAGVSRTAPYHHFRDKNALLCALATQAFSQLDEMIGRQLQGEGSKERIQHFVREYLRFATEHPEQYELMFGRTIWKSGEPTEELKAVAYRSFRNYAEKLGSQLKGRLPSDTDPLRVAQASWATIHGICRLLIDGVYVNREDMEVVSEQSIALIMAALSRP, encoded by the coding sequence ATGTCACGACCCGCCCGTTACCACCACGGCGACCTGCATTCCACCCTGCTCCGGGAAGCCAACCGGCTGCTGGACGAGGAAGGCATTGATGGCCTGTCCCTGCGCAAACTGGCAGAACGGGCCGGGGTCTCGCGCACCGCTCCCTACCATCACTTCCGTGACAAGAATGCCCTGCTCTGCGCCCTGGCGACCCAGGCGTTCAGTCAACTGGACGAAATGATCGGCCGGCAATTGCAGGGGGAAGGTTCGAAAGAACGGATTCAGCACTTTGTCCGCGAGTACCTTCGCTTTGCCACCGAACACCCGGAACAGTATGAGCTGATGTTCGGGCGCACCATCTGGAAAAGCGGGGAACCCACCGAGGAACTGAAGGCGGTGGCCTACCGCAGCTTCCGCAATTATGCCGAGAAACTGGGCAGCCAACTGAAAGGAAGACTTCCCTCAGATACCGACCCGCTGCGTGTAGCCCAGGCCAGTTGGGCAACAATCCATGGCATTTGCCGATTGTTGATTGACGGCGTCTACGTCAACCGGGAGGACATGGAAGTGGTCAGCGAGCAGTCCATCGCCTTGATCATGGCGGCCCTGTCACGACCTTAG
- a CDS encoding acetyl-CoA C-acetyltransferase — protein sequence MLAGKAVRKVAIIGGNRIPFARSNSAYIDTSNQDMLTAAIDGLVDRFKLHGEKIDEVAAGAVMKHARDFNLVRESVLGSKLAPETPAYDLQQACGTGLEAAILVANKIALGQIDCAIAGGVDTTSDAPLGVNEEARKVFMALNRAKTNGERAKLGLKLLNPKSLMPDIPKNGEPRTGLSMGEHQAITAKEWGIAREDQDELAWKSHQNLAKSYEDGWQDDLITPFKGLERDNNMRGDSTLEKLATLKPCFGGPDGTMTPANSTPLTDGASTVLLATEEWAKERGLPVLAYLTIGEAAAVDFIGKKEGLLMAPAYAVPSMLDKLDLTLQDFDFYEIHEAFASQVLSTLKAWEDETFCKEKLGRKKALGSIDRSKLNVKGSSLAAGHPFAATGGRIIANAAKLLNEKGSGRALISVCAAGGQGVVAILEK from the coding sequence ATGCTGGCAGGTAAAGCCGTACGTAAGGTTGCCATTATCGGCGGTAACCGTATCCCGTTCGCCCGTTCCAACTCCGCTTATATTGATACCAGCAACCAGGACATGCTGACTGCTGCCATCGACGGTCTGGTGGATCGTTTCAAGCTGCACGGCGAGAAAATCGACGAAGTGGCTGCCGGTGCAGTGATGAAGCACGCCCGTGACTTCAACCTGGTGCGTGAATCCGTACTGGGTTCCAAGCTGGCCCCGGAAACCCCGGCCTATGACCTGCAGCAAGCCTGCGGCACCGGCCTGGAAGCGGCCATCCTGGTAGCCAACAAGATTGCGCTGGGTCAGATCGATTGCGCCATCGCAGGTGGTGTGGACACCACCTCTGATGCGCCCCTGGGCGTCAACGAAGAAGCCCGCAAGGTATTCATGGCCCTGAACCGTGCCAAGACCAACGGCGAGCGCGCCAAGCTGGGCCTGAAGCTGCTCAACCCGAAATCCCTGATGCCCGACATCCCCAAGAACGGCGAGCCGCGCACCGGCCTGTCCATGGGTGAGCACCAGGCGATCACCGCCAAAGAGTGGGGCATTGCCCGCGAAGACCAGGATGAGCTGGCGTGGAAATCCCACCAGAACCTGGCCAAGTCCTATGAAGATGGCTGGCAGGATGACCTGATCACCCCGTTCAAGGGTCTGGAGCGCGATAACAACATGCGCGGCGATTCCACCCTGGAAAAACTGGCTACCCTGAAGCCTTGCTTCGGCGGCCCGGACGGCACCATGACCCCGGCCAACTCCACCCCGCTGACCGACGGTGCCTCCACGGTACTGCTGGCCACCGAAGAGTGGGCCAAAGAGCGTGGCCTGCCGGTACTTGCCTACCTGACCATCGGTGAAGCTGCTGCCGTGGACTTTATCGGCAAGAAAGAAGGCCTGCTGATGGCTCCGGCCTACGCCGTGCCGAGCATGTTGGACAAGCTGGACCTGACCCTGCAGGACTTCGATTTCTACGAAATCCACGAAGCCTTTGCGTCCCAGGTACTGTCTACCCTGAAAGCCTGGGAAGACGAGACCTTCTGCAAGGAAAAACTGGGTCGCAAGAAAGCACTGGGCAGCATCGACCGTAGCAAGCTGAACGTGAAAGGCTCCTCTCTGGCAGCCGGTCACCCGTTCGCTGCCACCGGTGGCCGTATCATCGCCAATGCCGCCAAACTGCTGAACGAAAAAGGCTCCGGCCGCGCACTGATTTCCGTGTGTGCCGCTGGCGGTCAGGGCGTGGTGGCGATTCTCGAGAAGTAA